In Desulfuribacillus stibiiarsenatis, the genomic window TGAATTGATTTCGCAATCAGGGCTGCCGCCCCACCAACTGCCGCTAAATACGCTGCGTTATGGTTTACCATAGCATCACGAACTTCTTGACTGCGTGACCCCTTACCTACCATGCCTTTCAAACCCTGCTCAATCAGTCTTGGAGCATAAGAGTCCATTCTATAACTCGTTGTCGGCCCAGCAGAACCTATAACTTTTCCTGGCTTCGCTGGAGATGGCCCTACGTAATAGATAAACTGACCTTGAATGTCAAAAGGTAGTTCCTTTCCTTCATCAAGCAATTCTACTAGTTTCTTATGTGCCGCATCCCTTGCAG contains:
- a CDS encoding Fe-S-containing hydro-lyase, producing MDWVRITTPATDEDIRKLKAGDRVLLTGYIYTARDAAHKKLVELLDEGKELPFDIQGQFIYYVGPSPAKPGKVIGSAGPTTSYRMDSYAPRLIEQGLKGMVGKGSRSQEVRDAMVNHNAAYLAAVGGAAALIAKSIQEAEIIAYEELGAEAIRKLKVVDFPAIVVNDVHGNDLYEEGVKQYSQPM